The Flavobacterium psychrophilum genome includes a region encoding these proteins:
- a CDS encoding deoxynucleoside kinase — MHIAVAGNIGAGKTTLTGLLAKHFKWEPHYEDVVDNPYLDDFYHQMERWSFNLQVYFLNTRFSQVMQIRESGKNIIQDRTIYEDSHIFAPNLHAMGLMANRDYNNYKALFDMMESFVGPPDLLIYLRSSIPNLVKQIHKRGRDYENSISIDYLSRLNERYEAWIQSYDKGKLLIIDVDKNNFVDNPEDLGEIINRINAEVNGLF; from the coding sequence ATGCATATAGCTGTAGCAGGAAATATAGGTGCAGGAAAAACCACCCTTACCGGATTGTTAGCCAAACATTTTAAGTGGGAACCGCATTATGAAGATGTGGTTGATAACCCTTACCTCGATGATTTTTACCACCAGATGGAACGCTGGTCGTTTAACCTTCAGGTGTACTTTCTTAACACCCGTTTCAGCCAGGTAATGCAAATTCGTGAAAGCGGAAAAAACATCATCCAGGACAGGACCATTTATGAAGATTCGCATATTTTCGCACCCAACCTTCATGCTATGGGGCTTATGGCAAACCGCGATTATAACAACTACAAAGCACTGTTTGACATGATGGAAAGCTTTGTTGGCCCCCCGGACCTGCTTATCTACCTTCGCAGCTCTATACCCAATTTGGTAAAGCAAATTCACAAGCGTGGGCGCGACTATGAAAACTCTATCTCAATAGATTACCTAAGCCGCCTGAACGAACGCTATGAAGCATGGATTCAGAGTTACGATAAAGGAAAGCTTCTGATTATTGATGTAGACAAAAATAACTTTGTAGACAACCCTGAAGATCTTGGCGAAATAATAAACAGAATTAATGCTGAAGTAAACGGTTTGTTTTAG
- a CDS encoding inorganic pyrophosphatase yields MDSIMIYVPILMAVLGLLFMAVKRSWVLKQDAGDGKMKEISDYIYEGALAFLKAEYRLLTFFVIIASAALAGITFLPGAKTHLLIVIAFIFGAIFSALAGNMGMKIATKTNVRTTQAARTSLPQALKVSFSGGTVMGLGVAGLAVLGLTGFFIFFFHYFMNGTWTNAADMTMVLETLAGFSLGAESIALFARVGGGIYTKAADVGADLVGKVEAGIPEDDPRNPATIADNVGDNVGDVAGMGADLFGSYVATVLAAMVLGNYVLRDIIVANPTFTDAFGGIGPILLPMAIAGFGILFSIIGTLLVKIKDNNAKEAQVQTALNIGNWVSIVLVAISCYFLVQYMLPETFTMNFYGEAAKEITSMHVFGATLVGLFVGAVISSVTEYYTGLGKKPILAIVQKSSTGAGTNIIAGLATGMISTFPTVLLFAGAIWGSYALAGFYGVALAASAMMATTAMQLAIDAFGPISDNAGGIAEMSELPKEVRTRTDILDSVGNTTAATGKGFAIASAALTSLALFAAYVTFTGIDGINIFKAPVLAMLFVGGMIPVVFSALAMNSVGKAAMDMVYEVRRQFREIPGIMEGTGKPEYGKCVEISTKAALREMMLPGVLTIGFPIAIVLLGMLVYPDNNQLVAEMLGGYMAGVTVSGVLWAVFQNNAGGAWDNAKKSFEAGVMINGEMTYKGSDAHKAAVTGDTVGDPFKDTSGPSMNILIKLTCLIGLVIAPIIGSHAEGAEITNVQAATVIEQPVLTGQESSTETSIDRQKDADGTVTATVTISTKTNNEELKTEQKTFRGTDEEVNAQIEALKTK; encoded by the coding sequence ATGGATTCAATAATGATTTACGTGCCAATACTTATGGCCGTGCTGGGACTGCTTTTTATGGCTGTCAAAAGATCATGGGTACTTAAACAGGATGCCGGAGATGGTAAGATGAAAGAGATTTCAGATTACATCTACGAAGGGGCCCTGGCCTTCCTTAAAGCAGAATACAGGTTACTTACTTTTTTTGTTATTATAGCAAGTGCTGCTCTTGCCGGAATTACATTTTTGCCGGGGGCAAAAACACATTTGCTAATAGTTATAGCTTTTATATTTGGTGCTATTTTTTCGGCCCTTGCCGGAAATATGGGAATGAAAATTGCCACTAAAACAAATGTGCGTACCACACAGGCCGCACGAACAAGCCTTCCTCAGGCACTTAAAGTGTCATTTAGCGGAGGAACTGTAATGGGACTTGGCGTTGCCGGTTTGGCCGTTTTAGGGCTTACCGGTTTTTTTATATTCTTTTTTCACTACTTTATGAATGGCACGTGGACCAACGCTGCCGATATGACCATGGTACTTGAAACTCTCGCAGGTTTCTCTCTTGGAGCAGAATCTATTGCTTTGTTTGCCCGTGTTGGTGGCGGTATTTATACCAAAGCTGCCGATGTAGGTGCCGACCTTGTAGGTAAGGTTGAGGCAGGAATACCGGAAGACGATCCGCGTAACCCGGCGACTATTGCCGATAACGTGGGAGATAATGTGGGAGATGTGGCAGGTATGGGAGCCGATTTGTTCGGATCATATGTGGCTACTGTACTTGCAGCTATGGTATTGGGTAACTATGTGCTTAGGGATATTATTGTTGCCAATCCAACATTTACAGACGCTTTTGGCGGAATAGGGCCGATACTGCTGCCAATGGCTATTGCCGGGTTTGGTATATTGTTTTCTATTATAGGGACATTGCTCGTTAAGATTAAAGATAATAACGCTAAGGAAGCACAGGTGCAGACAGCTCTGAATATAGGTAACTGGGTTTCGATAGTGCTGGTAGCAATATCATGCTACTTCCTTGTACAATACATGCTTCCGGAAACGTTTACAATGAATTTTTATGGTGAAGCGGCTAAAGAAATAACATCGATGCATGTATTTGGTGCTACTTTGGTAGGGCTTTTTGTTGGAGCTGTTATATCATCGGTTACAGAATATTATACGGGACTTGGTAAAAAACCAATTCTTGCTATTGTACAGAAATCGAGCACAGGTGCAGGGACCAATATTATCGCGGGACTTGCAACAGGTATGATCTCCACTTTTCCAACGGTACTGTTGTTTGCAGGTGCTATCTGGGGATCGTATGCATTGGCAGGTTTCTATGGTGTTGCACTGGCAGCTTCGGCTATGATGGCTACAACAGCAATGCAGCTGGCTATTGATGCATTCGGACCGATATCAGACAACGCAGGAGGTATTGCAGAAATGAGTGAGCTTCCTAAAGAAGTTCGTACGCGTACCGATATACTAGACTCTGTAGGTAATACTACGGCAGCAACAGGTAAAGGGTTTGCAATTGCTTCGGCAGCACTTACATCATTAGCCTTATTTGCAGCATATGTAACCTTTACGGGTATCGACGGTATCAATATATTTAAAGCGCCTGTACTGGCAATGCTTTTTGTTGGAGGTATGATTCCGGTTGTTTTCTCTGCTCTGGCTATGAACTCAGTGGGTAAAGCGGCGATGGATATGGTATATGAGGTTAGAAGGCAGTTCCGCGAAATTCCGGGTATCATGGAAGGCACAGGTAAACCTGAATATGGTAAATGTGTAGAGATATCTACTAAAGCAGCGCTAAGGGAGATGATGCTTCCGGGAGTATTGACTATAGGTTTCCCTATTGCAATTGTGTTACTGGGGATGCTTGTATATCCTGATAATAACCAGCTCGTAGCAGAAATGCTTGGTGGGTATATGGCAGGTGTAACTGTATCGGGAGTACTGTGGGCTGTATTTCAGAATAACGCCGGAGGCGCATGGGATAATGCTAAAAAATCTTTCGAAGCGGGAGTAATGATTAACGGCGAAATGACCTATAAAGGATCTGACGCACATAAAGCGGCTGTAACAGGCGATACAGTAGGTGATCCGTTCAAAGATACCTCCGGGCCATCAATGAACATCCTGATAAAGCTTACGTGCCTTATCGGGCTTGTAATCGCTCCGATCATTGGAAGCCATGCCGAGGGTGCAGAAATTACAAACGTTCAGGCAGCAACAGTTATAGAGCAGCCAGTACTTACAGGACAGGAGTCGAGTACAGAAACTTCGATAGACCGCCAGAAAGATGCTGACGGAACAGTGACCGCTACGGTTACTATTTCGACCAAAACAAATAACGAAGAGTTGAAAACAGAGCAAAAAACATTTAGGGGTACCGACGAAGAGGTAAATGCCCAAATAGAAGCACTTAAAACGAAATAG
- a CDS encoding inorganic pyrophosphatase: MTAAKLKTFDVLIEIPKGSRNKYEYDFQLKKIRYDRMLFSSMMYPADYGFVPETLALDGDPLDVLVLVTEPTFPGCVMEVKPIGVFHMADEKGPDEKIICVPVSDPIWNKYNDLNEINGHLVKEIEHFFQVYKDLENKKVDVGGWGDAAEAREIIDQCVDRFEALEDKPEELFSIR; this comes from the coding sequence ATGACAGCAGCAAAATTAAAAACGTTTGACGTGCTTATAGAAATCCCTAAAGGGAGCAGGAATAAATATGAATATGATTTTCAGTTAAAGAAAATACGTTACGACAGAATGCTGTTCTCGTCTATGATGTATCCTGCTGATTACGGTTTTGTTCCTGAAACTTTAGCGCTTGATGGAGACCCGCTTGATGTACTTGTATTAGTTACTGAGCCTACTTTCCCTGGTTGTGTTATGGAAGTTAAGCCTATTGGTGTTTTCCACATGGCAGATGAAAAAGGTCCGGATGAAAAGATCATCTGTGTGCCGGTATCTGACCCAATCTGGAACAAATACAATGACCTTAACGAAATTAACGGTCACCTTGTAAAAGAGATTGAGCACTTCTTCCAGGTTTATAAAGACCTTGAAAACAAAAAAGTTGACGTTGGCGGATGGGGTGATGCTGCAGAAGCTCGCGAAATTATCGACCAGTGTGTTGACCGTTTTGAAGCACTTGAAGACAAACCGGAAGAATTATTCAGTATTAGATAA
- a CDS encoding Fe-S cluster assembly protein HesB has translation MKSIMEETISLLIAKDAVFSEIVKLYGEPGFVTRPPGFESLCKIILEQQVSLESARASFNKLKSLMGNFTPQNIIEVTDLEFRECGVSRQKTSYLRALAETVLDGTLNFDSFATKHPDEVRQELLRVKGIGNWTVDVYLMFCLQSPDILPLGDIGIVSAIKDVWGFTAINDMLEHSKTWSPYRTTAAFFLWHYYLEKRGRKFPH, from the coding sequence ATTATGGAAGAAACCATTTCTTTGCTTATAGCTAAAGATGCTGTTTTTTCGGAAATTGTAAAGTTATACGGAGAACCGGGTTTTGTGACCCGCCCACCCGGTTTTGAGAGCCTTTGTAAAATTATTCTTGAGCAACAGGTTTCGTTAGAGTCGGCAAGGGCATCGTTCAATAAGCTTAAGAGTTTAATGGGAAATTTTACTCCTCAAAATATTATTGAAGTTACCGATTTAGAATTTCGCGAATGTGGTGTAAGCAGGCAAAAGACATCGTATTTAAGGGCTTTGGCTGAAACAGTTTTAGATGGAACGCTTAATTTTGACAGCTTTGCAACTAAACATCCTGATGAGGTTAGGCAGGAATTGCTCAGGGTAAAAGGTATCGGTAACTGGACGGTGGACGTTTACCTAATGTTTTGCCTTCAGTCACCGGATATTTTGCCATTAGGCGACATTGGGATAGTTTCGGCTATAAAAGATGTATGGGGATTTACAGCTATAAATGATATGCTTGAGCATTCTAAAACATGGAGCCCATACCGTACAACAGCTGCTTTTTTCCTGTGGCATTATTACCTGGAAAAACGCGGAAGGAAATTTCCGCATTAA